From the Plectropomus leopardus isolate mb chromosome 18, YSFRI_Pleo_2.0, whole genome shotgun sequence genome, one window contains:
- the hivep1 gene encoding zinc finger protein 40 isoform X2, translating to MKHQQDKIEEAQKELKDPKGSQKGISESSRRNADDIKGLKRKKVVAENRLEKIPKSPVKKPLQLKTSESALHGASATETAPSSCCSSANSPSHNPSASPSGKRDPQYAQLVAASPHKGSPSTDVERLKQEETSSRLPTLEPTDGEEGSLIKVSPPKDNESRDPSYEGDPFHSSAPLDVLLKAMEPDFSTLAERKNLQVTAIGKPASTFNAQSSGELTTMPAVNVGLQNQPSHMQTYYIDKQGNFIGIAAPLTGNVQTSSQGTPMQSSPLPTPHFMPVVSNTEKTSLHMSFNTGPSAITHAPVPSGSNALPQSQPPVVHTCQSLSASVPSTIQVPGTPGSNQVQMTTVMNFGADQVSKDQKPKKPGKYVCEYCSRACAKPSVLLKHIRSHTGERPYPCVTCGFSFKTKSNLYKHKKSHAHAIKLGLIARSESGGGSLSQESDKAAGTHSEAEESGDSDEDGSTADLDPESSQSSVAALSENSLQSAGTTQASQGEVDPSAVFESLKPASGQRGHEPKVTAALPKVVVYPVNVSPLRADSPRVTCAAPEQAAAQRQREFQTANMRSSLTVLSSLKEVDGTNPSLDTVSEDEDHQCKSPLLGGHAQLQRQQATDFSQQQQVKCLLSPRSLGSTDSGYFSRSESADQAMSPPSPFVKITPPVDIDIAKNSLPNVPPVVATVMHVAAEQKPRVADGQMRPPLEAKALSLEERISKLISDNEAVVDNKQLDSVKPRRTSLSRRGSIDSPKSYIFKDSFQFDLKPMGRRSSSSSDIPKSPFTPTDKTKPVFLLSVPSQYPPMDCLPITRSNSMPTTPGHSALPLNVAPLPHPLRICQSFDDKISSFNDDVFSSAPSTPNPAIHSRMLVRQAAVEDFTTSEGHGLPTVRSMDEGYHGPSSSTELMQRSRSFEHSQDRNRKPQQNKGTMYECETCRNRYRKLENFETHKKFYCSELHGPKNKPITVKEADQDVFHVNIMQPGAPRSTSGSGILDQQTSIRKRRKMKSVGDEDDQSPTDTIPPCSVSFELPTALANRTFTQHAVIVDIQPKNNQTKLPQIQLVARGINTSDSRLSPIRETQISASPKGDLQRQGSGTSVIRHTNSLSRPNSFDTESLDRASPVDILEKDPLNKLKTDAIANVSADSFHEKMSKPKSADFGKQRKEQCTDGAGAAVGENSTPVHQSRLVRQNNIQVPEILVTEEPDREHETQTTEQPDKPADQFSWPQRSESLSKLPAEKLPPKKKRIRLAQMDHSSGESSFESSLSRSLSRDSSLSRCSSISASFDRDEPSRSESPSRGECVSKIPEPQGLPTAFNTLGVPGMMRRAASEQITCTQPSVEISCDYRSKSFDCGNVSPCRSLSPVGQPKTGQAAQVAQVPLIERRRGPLVRQMSLKIGPESQQPVRKAVLPLDKPPITNVSSLTQNRSQQIHIANRRTVAQPFILHTGEAPLQKNEQMVQSINLGSPTQQPQIQGLPHPWHQTSRVQICQKIQQPLSQILVCRENVQNKSVDSEEKKCFVPKYQLQCPALRASQTFSFSSTQGTQIALPVLTIPIANPILSVSKSSDVLQNVYIGQTNQQASEIKTRAVVLSGEQQRDAFDQTQAGATPLPQILITHEQMHPAPCVSNKNSFSSTHSVESDTHTVPAPKKDRTPSPTVSTHNHTGERAPSLGSLHCTQKLASVTLCPQQEPTASSKRMLSPANSLDIYMEKHQKRAKDEHGVACLTDGRSVNYLNSKMSEVTRQRKLTLVRQVCTTEPADSPIETEAPPLPQVKNNGEKDSQATDDVKPMSPDSSGLSKDTSTVIHEEAGPALSTTPGSQGTSMPANSNLKLQEKAEEQRWTPAKSPVRPSSFHGGQVKLTTSVSVVNTKDSHRLSFPSLKTATTFTWCFLMKRKPLHVPQTDLKTSAYGIWTVSPNNHNPLGLPTKVVMSLFDSKQSSKKIHYTSAIRTSGKSDILSYSGKLKDVMPRVPITQKSISVETRSKVLPETQASSESDKDVAAKTEPRRVKIFDGGYKSNEEYVYVRGRGRGKYICEECGIRCKKPSMLRKHIRTHSDVRPYHCVHCNFSFKTKGNLTKHMKSKAHSKKCMEMGVPEGLIEDQDAEDSGDRSQVSSADRQDSDGDDSDGPDDEENDDNEEEEEDSQAESGLSTNPSVSASPQHIPTKEAEIPPSALLAQMSISSVSLPLSQPPAPHTSESDSVPMMSPVSLSKQISISGSCCSSVPLPYSPPPVPATSDSYTSDTESVHMMSPVSPCRQMSIDYPDFDVPPSPPVSSKGSKLGQDTLSAPPAVVSGESGIPVDRSTQTSSYASQGLMHFPPQGLSQTPGAEPQTHLFSHLPLHSQQPSRSSYSMVPVGGIQLVPAGLAAYSTFVPIQAGPVQLTIPAVSVIHRNTSPLPAPNTPPHPEGLQTQPLVVQEPISSVVPCFPLGQVAGLQAQTIQPVGLETLNLMGLANTGLASTQLLPQQGLTLNATLGLQVLAANPTSQSSTGPQTHVPGLQIVNIALPAIIPSLSPLSSLSPLPGFSERQGSPEAPGAQPSQSEHALPCSRSGMLSSSPPAPFKVSSCPEVTAGSRASPAGSSRPELAQTERQERDKSPQQHQSPAPESRADGAKESLVEGACDPAPPQPPPLTSWQKVLDDYNEVSSDDEDRLVIAT from the exons ATGAAACATCAGCAGG ATAAAATCGAAGAGGCACAGAAAGAGCTCAAAGACCCCAAAGGCTCACAGAAAG GGATATCTGAAAGCAGCCGGAGAAATGCCGATGACATAAAAGGCCTGAAGAGGAAAAAGGTTGTTGCAGAGAATCGGCTGGAGAAAATTCCCAAGTCTCCAGTGAAGAAGCCCCTGCAGTTGAAAACATCTGAATCTGCGCTCCACGGAGCATCGGCCACGGAAACTGCACCTTCTTCTTGCTGCTCCTCCGCCAACAGTCCCTCCCACAATCCTTCAGCTTCGCCCAGTGGGAAAAGAGACCCGCAGTATGCCCAACTGGTTGCAGCATCCCCTCACAAGGGGTCACCTTCCACCGACGTTGAAAGGCTGAAGCAGGAAGAAACGTCCTCTAGGCTGCCAACGCTTGAGCCCACTGATGGTGAGGAGGGCTCGTTGATTAAAGTGTCTCCACCCAAAGACAACGAGAGCAGAGACCCCAGCTACGAGGGAGATCCTTTCCACAGCAGTGCGCCGCTTGATGTTCTACTCAAGGCCATGGAGCCTGACTTTAGTACGCTGGCTGAGAGGAAAAACTTGCAGGTCACAGCCATCGGAAAACCAGCTTCCACCTTTAATGCTCAATCTAGTGGTGAATTAACAACAATGCCAGCTGTCAATGTTGGTCTCCAGAACCAACCTTCACATATGCAGACTTATTATATTGACAAGCAAGGCAACTTTATTGGCATTGCAGCACCACTAACAGGAAACGTGCAGACGTCTTCACAGGGTACGCCCATGCAGTCCTCCCCGCTCCCTACACCACATTTTATGCCCGTTGTTTCAAATACAGAAAAGACCAGCTTGCACATGAGCTTCAACACTGGACCATCCGCTATAACCCACGCACCTGTTCCCTCAGGCTCCAACGCTTTGCCGCAAAGCCAACCACCAGTCGTGCACACATGCCAATCCCTCTCCGCAAGTGTTCCCAGCACCATTCAGGTCCCAGGCACACCTGGCAGCAACCAAGTTCAAATGACCACTGTAATGAACTTTGGTGCTGATCAGGTTTCCAAGGACCAAAAGCCTAAAAAGCCTGGAAAGTATGTTTGTGAATACTGCAGCCGGGCGTGCGCAAAACCCAGCGTGCTGCTCAAACACATCAGgtctcacacaggagagaggccGTACCCCTGTGTCACCTGCGGCTTCTCTTTCAAAACCAAGAGCAACTTGTACAAGCACAAGAAATCACACGCTCACGCTATTAAACTGGGTCTTATTGCACGCTCTGAATCCGGAGGTGGGTCGCTCTCTCAAGAATCCGACAAAGCCGCAGGGACGCATTCAGAGGCGGAGGAGAGCGGGGACAGTGATGAGGATGGTAGCACTGCGGATTTGGACCCAGAGTCATCACAGAGCAGTGTGGCAGCTTTGTCTGAAAACAGTTTACAGAGTGCAGGTACAACCCAAGCAAGTCAAGGGGAAGTGGACCCTTCAGCTGTGTTTGAGTCACTGAAACCAGCCTCAGGACAGAGGGGGCATGAGCCCAAAGTAACAGCCGCACTTCCAAAGGTTGTTGTATACCCAGTTAATGTCTCCCCTCTGAGGGCAGATAGTCCGAGAGTCACATGTGCGGCACCTGAGCAAGCGGCTGCACAACGGCAACGCGAGTTCCAGACTGCCAACATGAGATCGAGTCTCACAGTCCTGTCATCTCTAAAGGAGGTGGATGGTACAAATCCCTCGCTAGATACTGTCAGCGAAGATGAAGACCATCAGTGCAAGTCTCCGCTCTTGGGTGGACACGCTCAGCTTCAGAGGCAACAAGCAACAGACTTTTCTCAACAGCAGCAGGTCAAGTGTCTACTGAGTCCTCGCAGTTTGGGAAGTACAGATTCCGGCTACTTCTCTCGCTCCGAGAGTGCTGATCAGGCCATGAGTCCACCCAGCCCATTCGTTAAGATAACTCCACCGGTGGACATTGACATCGCCAAGAACAGCCTTCCCAATGTCCCTCCTGTGGTTGCCACAGTAATGCATGTAGCAGCTGAGCAAAAGCCCCGAGTTGCAGATGGACAGATGCGTCCACCGTTAGAAGCCAAAGCACTCTCACTGGAAGAGCGGATCTCAAAGTTGATATCTGACAACGAGGCAGTAGTTGACAATAAGCAGCTGGACAGTGTGAAGCCAAGGAGGACGTCTCTCTCGAGGAGAGGTAGCATAGACTCCCCTAAATCGTACATATTTAAAGACTCTTTTCAGTTTGATCTAAAACCGATGGGAAGAAGGTCAAGTTCCAGCTCGGACATCCCCAAGTCCCCGTTCACTCctacagacaaaacaaagccaGTATTTCTTCTCTCTGTACCTTCTCAGTACCCGCCAATGGATTGTTTGCCAATAACAAGAAGTAACTCAATGCCTACTACACCAGGACACTCTGCTCTTCCCCTTAATGTTGCCCCCCTCCCACATCCTCTCAGAATCTGTCAGTCATTTGACGATAAAATTAGTTCGTTCAATGATGATGTCTTTTCGTCAGCCCCGTCGACCCCAAATCCAGCAATACATTCTCGTATGTTAGTCAGACAAGCAGCAGTGGAGGACTTTACCACAAGTGAGGGGCATGGCCTCCCTACAGTTCGATCCATGGATGAGGGCTATCACGGTCCGAGCAGTTCCACAGAGCTGATGCAAAGAAGCAGATCTTTCGAGCATAGTCAGGACAGAAACAGGAAGCCTCAGCAGAACAAAGGCACAATGTACGAGTGTGAAACGTGTCGCAATCGGTACAGAAAGTTAGAGAATTTTGAAACTCACAAGAAGTTCTATTGCTCCGAGCTTCATGGTCCAAAAAACAAGCCAATCACAGTCAAGGAAGCTGATCAAGATGTTTTTCACGTTAACATAATGCAGCCCGGAGCCCCCAGATCGACAAGTGGCTCAGGAATACTTGATCAGCAGACATCAAttagaaagagaaggaaaatgaaaagtgtCGGAGATGAAGATGATCAGTCTCCCACTGACACCATTCCACCTTGCTCTGTTAGTTTTGAGCTACCAACAGCGCTGGCCAATCGGACTTTTACTCAGCATGCTGTAATAGTAGACATTCAGCCCAAAAACAACCAGACAAAGCTACCTCAGATTCAGCTCGTAGCAAGAGGTATTAACACTTCAGACTCCAGATTGTCACCAATTCGAGAGACTCAGATCAGCGCCTCTCCTAAAGGGGACTTGCAAAGGCAAGGCAGTGGTACTTCAGTTATTAGACACACCAATTCTCTCAGCAGACCCAATTCGTTTGACACAGAATCTCTTGACAGGGCCTCTCCTGTTGATATTTTGGAGAAAGATCCCCTCAACAAGCTCAAAACAGATGCAATAGCAAATGTCTCAGCAGACAGCTTccatgaaaaaatgtccaaacccAAGAGTGCTGACTTTGGAAAACAACGGAAGGAACAATGCACTGATGGTGCAGGAGCAGCAGTCGGTGAAAACTCAACTCCTGTTCATCAGTCTCGACTAGTTCGTCAAAATAACATCCAAGTTCCTGAGATTCTGGTCACGGAGGAGCCCGACAGAGAACATGAAACACAGACAACCGAGCAACCAGATAAACCAGCAGATCAGTTCAGCTGGCCTCAGAGAAGTGAGAGTTTGTCCAAGTTACCGGCAGAGAAACTtccaccaaaaaagaaaagaatccGTCTTGCTCAAATGGACCACTCCTCGGGCGAATCCAGTTTTGAGTCCAGCCTCTCACGAAGCCTCAGCAGGGACAGTAGTCTCTCTCGTTGTTCCAGCATCTCAGCGTCTTTCGACAGAGATGAGCCATCTAGGTCAGAGAGTCCTTCAAGAGGGGAGTGCGTCAGCAAAATCCCGGAGCCTCAAGGTTTGCCAACGGCCTTCAACACCCTCGGTGTGCCTGGAATGATGAGACGTGCTGCATCTGAACAGATCACCTGTACTCAACCCTCTGTGGAGATTTCATGTGACTACCGTAGCAAGTCCTTTGACTGTGGCAACGTATCTCCCTGCAGATCTCTGTCTCCTGTTGGCCAGCCAAAGACTGGACAAGCCGCCCAAGTTGCCCAGGTGCCACTTATTGAAAGAAGGCGGGGTCCATTAGTCCGCCAAATGTCTTTAAAGATTGGCCCCGAGAGTCAGCAGCCTGTCCGTAAGGCTGTTTTACCTCTAGATAAACCTCCCATCACAAATGTTAGCTCCTTAACTCAGAATAGATCCCAGCAAATTCACATTGCCAATCGGCGCACCGTGGCTCAGCCTTTTATCCTACATACTGGAGAAGCACCCTTGCAAAAGAACGAGCAAATGGTGCAAAGCATTAATTTGGGGAGCCCAACTCAGCAGCCTCAAATCCAAGGCCTTCCACACCCTTGGCACCAAACATCAAGGGTTCAAATATGCCAAAAGATTCAACAACCGCTGAGCCAGATCTTAGTGTGTCGCGAGAACGTCCAAAACAAATCAGTCGACtctgaagaaaagaaatgttttgtgcCCAAATACCAACTGCAGTGTCCTGCTCTAAGAGCAAGCCAAACGTTTTCATTCTCCAGCACACAGGGAACTCAGATAGCCTTGCCAGTTTTAACCATACCCATTGCCAATCCAATTTTGAGTGTTTCGAAATCATCAGATGTACTCCAAAATGTATACATTGGTCAAACCAATCAACAAGCCTCTGAGATTAAGACACGGGCGGTTGTTTTGTCAGGTGAGCAGCAAAGGGACGCGTTTGATCAGACCCAAGCAGGTGCCACACCGCTGCCACAGATCCTCATAACTCATGAGCAGATGCACCCTGCTCCCTGTGTGTCCAACAAGAACAGCTTCTCATCCACTCACAGTGTGGAGAGTGACACTCATACTGTACCAGCTCCAAAGAAGGACAGGACTCCATCTCCAACAGTCAGCACCCATAACCACACTGGAGAACGAGCACCTTCTCTCGGGTCGTTACACTGCACTCAGAAACTGGCGTCAGTGACTCTCTGCCCGCAGCAGGAACCCACCGCCTCCAGTAAACGCATGCTGTCACCTGCCAACAGTCTGGACATCTACATGGAAAAGCACCAAAAACGGGCAAAGGATGAGCATGGTGTGGCCTGTCTAACTGACGGCAGGTCAGTCAATTATCTTAACTCTAAGATGTCAGAGGTTACCCGACAGAGAAAGCTAACCCTTGTTAGGCAGGTTTGCACAACTGAACCGGCGGACAGTCCCATCGAAACTGAGGCCCCGCCTCTGCCGCAGGTTAAAAACAATGGCGAGAAGGACTCTCAGGCGACTGATGATGTTAAGCCAATGTCACCTGATAGTTCTGGGCTGAGTAAAGACACAAGCACTGTAATACACGAGGAGGCTGGCCCTGCACTGAGTACTACACCTGGCAGCCAGGGCACCTCCATGCCAGCTAACAGCAATCTGAAGCTCCAAGAGAAAGCTGAGGAGCAGAGATGGACTCCCGCCAAATCTCCCGTTCGACCCTCCAGTTTTCACGGCGGTCAGGTGAAACTGACCACATCTGTGTCTGTGGTTAACACCAAGGACAGTCATCGCCTGTCTTTCCCCAGCCTGAAGACTGCCACCACCTTCACATGGTGTTTCCTGATGAAGAGGAAACCTCTTCATGTCCCACAGACTGACCTGAAGACTTCAGCATACGGCATCTGGACAGTCAGCCCCAACAACCATAACCCTCTTGGGTTACCGACCAAGGTGGTCATGTCCCTGTTTGACTCCAAGCAGAGCTCCAAGAAGATACACTACACCTCTGCCATAAGGACCAGCGGGAAGTCTGACATCTTGTCTTACTCGGGCAAGCTGAAAGACGTCATGCCCAGG GTGCCAATAACCCAGAAGTCAATATCAGTTGAAACTAGAAGTAAGGTGCTACCAGAAACTCAGGCCAGCAGCGAGTCGGACAAAGACGTGGCAGCCAAAACAGAGCCAAGACGAGTCAAAATATTCGATGGCGG ATACAAATCCAATGAAGAGTATGTTTATGTACGTGGGCGTGGACGCGGTAAATACATCTGTGAGGAATGTGGGATCCGCTGCAAGAAGCCAAGCATGCTACGCAAACACATCCGCACCCACTCGGACGTCCGGCCTTACCACTGTGTCCACTGCAACTTCTCCTTCAAGACAAAAG GAAATCTGACCAAGCACATGAAATCCAAGGCCCACAGTAAGAAGTGCATGGAGATGGGGGTTCCTGAGGGTCTCATTGAGGATCAGGATGCAGAGGATTCAG GAGACCGGAGTCAGGTGAGCAGTGCTGACCGCCAAGATTCAGATGGCGACGACTCTGATGGCCCCGACGATGAGGAGAATGATGACaacgaggaggaagaggaggacagcCAGGCGGAGTCTGGCCTGTCCACCAACCCCTCTGTCTCCGCCAGCCCACAGCACATCCCCACCAAGGAGGCCGAAATCCCTCCTAGCGCCCTCCTAGCCCAGATGTCAATCAGCTCAgtgtccctccctctctcccagcCTCCGGCTCCCCACACATCAGAGTCAGACTCTGTCCCCATGATGAGCCCCGTGTCCCTGAGCAAGCAGATATCCATCTCTGGGTCCTGCTGTAGCTCGGTGCCTCTCCCTTACTCTCCTCCGCCCGTGCCCGCCACATCAGACTCCTACACCTCAGACACAGAGTCAGTGCACATGATGAGCCCAGTGTCGCCGTGCAGGCAGATGTCCATCGACTACCCCGACTTTGATGTGCCCCCTAGTCCCCCAGTGTCAAGCAAGGGCTCCAAGCTAGGCCAG GACACCTTGTCTGCACCTCCTGCAGTGGTATCCGGCGAATCGGGCATACCAGTGGACCGCAGCACTCAGACTTCCTCTTACGCCTCTCAAGGTCTCATGCACTTTCCCCCACAAGGTCTTTCCCAAACACCGGGAGCAGAGCCCCAGACCCACCTGTTCAGTCACCTGCCCCTGCACTCCCAGCAGCCCTCCCGGTCCTCTTACAGCATGGTCCCAGTTGGGGGGATCCAGCTGGTGCCCGCCGGCCTGGCAGCTTACTCCACCTTTGTACCGATCCAGGCTGGCCCCGTCCAGCTCACCATCCCAGCAGTCAGTGTCATTCACAGAAACACGAGCCCTTTACCAGCTCCCAATACTCCACCCCACCCAGAGGGGTTGCAGACCCAGCCGCTTGTGGTCCAAGAGCCCATCAGTAGTGTTGTTCCCTGCTTCCCTTTAGGCCAGGTCGCTGGCCTGCAGGCTCAAACTATACAGCCAGTCGGGCTTGAGACGCTTAACCTCATGGGGCTGGCCAACACGGGCCTGGCATCCACCCAGCTGCTGCCTCAGCAAGGGCTCACCCTCAATGCCACCCTCGGGCTGCAGGTTTTAGCTGCCAACCCCACCTCCCAAAGCAGCACCGGCCCCCAGACACACGTCCCCGGTCTGCAGATAGTTAACATCGCCCTGCCTGCCATCATTCCTTCCCTCAGCCCTCTCTCCAGCCTCAGTCCGCTTCCTGGGTTCTCAGAGAGGCAGGGCAGCCCTGAAGCTCCGGGAGCACAGCCGTCTCAAAGTGAACATGCGCTTCCGTGTTCACGGAGCGGTATGCTGTCTTCTTCCCCGCCCGCCCCTTTTAAGGTCAGCAGCTGTCCCGAAGTGACCGCAGGGAGCAGGGCAAGCCCCGCAGGTAGCAGCAGACCAGAGCTCGCACAGACTGAGAGGCAAGAAAGGGATAAATCCCCACAGCAGCATCAATCACCAGCTCCTGAGAGCCGGGCAGACGGTGCGAAGGAGTCACTGGTGGAGGGCGCGTGTGATCCTGCACCCCCACAACCACCACCGCTGACCAGCTGGCAGAAGGTACTTGATGACTATAATGAGGTATCTAGTGATGATGAAGACAGACTGGTCATTGCCACCTGA